The sequence below is a genomic window from Methanobacteriaceae archaeon.
TAATTTAACCACAGATGATAAAGGAATTGTGAAATTCAATGTTGAAAATATGACTCCTGGAGCATATAGCATTAATTGTTCATTTATTGGAGATTTATATCACAAAAAAACATTCCTTGAAGAAAATATAACAATTAACGAAGAAGTAATTGAATCTTCTTCAGAATATACAGTAGCTAACGATTACTCAAATGATCCTGGCGCAATTTATGATCACACAACAGGTACAGGATGGCATGCAACTGGAGAAGTAATATATGATCCTAGAAGTGAAAGCTATTGGGAACATCAAGGATACAATGACTGGAAAGA
It includes:
- a CDS encoding carboxypeptidase-like regulatory domain-containing protein encodes the protein MNKNEKIIIALLLIIISLIIAIGAIVIQPEKTSLIITSNTTLEHNDTLSVQLIDKNNNPLVNKTVSIDFSNNEGNITSINLTTDDKGIVKFNVENMTPGAYSINCSFIGDLYHKKTFLEENITINEEVIESSSEYTVANDYSNDPGAIYDHTTGTGWHATGEVIYDPRSESYWEHQGYNDWKELK